A window of the Archocentrus centrarchus isolate MPI-CPG fArcCen1 chromosome 17, fArcCen1, whole genome shotgun sequence genome harbors these coding sequences:
- the LOC115796148 gene encoding fibronectin type III domain-containing protein 7-like: MLRLLFLLAFAVICTAQNDIQLSVFTVTSKSMTVQWSGHTGASSYKITATPKNSPEQPVFAQFSGNTVMGSVNSLSPNTVYTMQLEAMDNNLRVLSSAKTEETTAPDVPSIGQAYSKHSDSITVEFTEVSGATSYILRAESKTGDFFKETTVSSSPGTMVELQPYTDYVMSVMSVNSGGRSQPSYPTEARTVVMAPNLNTSSPSNGTILANWDPVKHAVLYTLVIIREGSSARLTLNTTNTMMRFDDLEPGTTYCIKIMAWDSEGRTGDDITVCQITRPQTPDVTHVEVTPGRSLGIAVFWSSVTGANLYLTWTSNGQNCSTGNNYCYINPVECGQNHSVYVIAFNDAGPSNPSVPAYYITYPCPPENIWVEEPKAGNCSVMWDKVPLVEYYMAFIKRDDGMEMFCNTSDTTCPFSCMCGYTYLTTVFPYNQAGSSPFGHVRNYTTIPCCPEDVTINLVSTETLEIMWSPVKGAELYETTAAETKNIIHCNDTAPVCVLSDLNCDTAYSVTVTPCSDLRGCNYTCKPLTHETAPCTPEILNITQTNSSTYSIVFTTPNTPNTNYTITATGRYDRQLCQSRNGSCVLTQLPCGSVYEVTAVATTAVGKSLPGFSKPLETGPCCPVSVNVTQVTQAMTNVTWSPGSGARLYITALTSQRGHAKCHTLDTHCLMGCITCGTNYSVNLEAISSTGHKSECKYNGFSSSACCPTGVKLYRRTNNTLRVYWRSFGPQIYIHSVELYGTGANYTCMAGAGSMYCDIQEETCGDVYTVVAAPLEKYGNKVTFCQPRTYSVPCPGSNAGMVISRARRSVN, encoded by the exons ATGCTgagacttttgtttttattggccTTCGCTGTG atATGCACGGCTCAAAATG ACATCCAGTTGTCAGTGTTCACTGTAACATCAAAGAGTATGACCGTGCAGTGGAGCGGCCACACTGGTGCCAGCTCCTACAAGATCACAGCGACCCCCAAGAACTCCCCGGAACAACCCGTCTTTGCTCAGTTCAGCGGCAACACGGTGATGGGCTCAGTTAACTCCCTGTCACCAAACACAGTGTACACCATGCAGTTAGAAGCTATGGACAATAATCTCAGAGTGCTCAGCAGTGCAAAGACCGAGGAGACGACAG CTCCTGATGTACCCAGCATTGGGCAGGCCTACTCCAAACACAGCGACAGCATCACTGTTGAGTTCACAGAGGTATCTGGAGCAACCAGCTACATCCTGAGGGCAGAGTCAAAGACAGGTGATTTCTTCAAGGAGACCACTGTGAGCAGCTCCCCAGGTACTATGGTGGAGCTCCAGCCCTACACAGACTATGTTATGAGCGTCATGTCCGTCAACTCAGGGGGGAGAAGCCAGCCCTCGTACCCCACAGAGGCCAGGACAG TTGTAATGGCGCCCAACTTGAACACATCCTCCCCTAGCAATGGCACCATTCTTGCAAACTGGGACCCAGTGAAGCACGCCGTCCTCTACACACTGGTCATCATCCGAGAGGGCTCCAGCGCCCGCCTCACACTGAATACCACTAACACCATGATGAGGTTCGATGACCTTGAACCAGGAACTACATACTGTATCAAGATCATGGCCTGGGACTCTGAGGGTCGCACTGGTGATGACATCACTGTCTGCCAAATCACAC GTCCTCAGACCCCAGATGTGACCCATGTCGAGGTAACTCCGGGGCGGTCTCTTGGGATTGCTGTATTCTGGTCTTCAGTGACGGGTGCTAATCTCTACTTAACCTGGACCTCCAATGGCCAAAACTGTTCCACGGGAAATAATTACTGTTATATCAATCCTGTGGAGTGTGGACAAAACCACTCAGTCTATGTCATAGCCTTTAACGATGCTGGACCCAGCAACCCCTCAGTACCAGCTTACTACATAACAT ATCCATGTCCGCCAGAGAACATCTGGGTGGAGGAGCCCAAAGCGGGTAACTGCTCGGTGATGTGGGACAAAGTGCCTCTGGTGGAGTATTACATGGCGTTCATAAAGCGGGATGATGGAATGGAGATGTTCTGTAACACCAGTGACACCACCTGCCCATTTTCCTGCATGTGTGGCTACACCTACCTCACCACCGTATTCCCCTACAACCAGGCCGGCTCCAGCCCTTTCGGGCATGTCCGCAACTACACCACCA TTCCTTGTTGCCCGGAGGATGTTACCATAAACCTGGTTTCCACGGAGACCCTGGAAATCATGTGGTCACCAGTCAAAGGAGCCGAACTGTATGagacaacagcagcagagactaaGAACATCATCCACTGCAATGACACAGCACCGGTGTGTGTGCTCTCAGATTTGAACTGCGACACGGCGTATTCTGTGACCGTGACACCTTGCAGCGATTTACGAGGATGCAACTACACCTGCAAACCACTCACACATGAGACAG ctccatgCACTCCAGAGATCCTGAACATAACACAGACCAACAGCTCGACATACAGCATCGTCTTCACCACACCCAACACCCCCAACACAAATTATACCATCACTGCCACTGGACGCTATGACAGACAACTCTGCCAGTCGAGGAATGGCTCCTGTGTGCTCACACAGCTGCCCTGCGGCTCGGTCTATGAGGTTACAGCTGTGGCCACTACAGCTGTGGGGAAAAGTCTGCCAGGGTTCAGTAAACCTTTGGAAACAG GTCCTTGCTGTCCCGTGTCTGTGAATGTGACCCAGGTCACCCAAGCTATGACCAATGTGACCTGGTCACCTGGCAGTGGAGCTCGCTTATACATTACTGCTCTGACATCACAACGTGGACATGCCAAATGCCACACTCTGGACACTCACTGCCTGATGGGATGCATCACCTGTGGAACCAACTACAGTGTCAACCTGGAAGCAATCAGCAGCACAGGACACAAGTCAGAGTGCAAATATAATGGCTTCTCTTCCA GTGCCTGCTGTCCAACAGGCGTCAAGCTCTATCGCAGGACCAACAACACCCTCAGGGTGTACTGGCGCTCGTTTGGCCCTCAGATCTATATTCATTCAGTTGAGCTGTACGGTACAGGAGCCAACTACACCTGTATGGCAGGTGCAGGTAGCATGTACTGTGACATCCAGGAGGAAACATGTGGGGATGTCTACACCGTAGTGGCAGCACCACTGGAAAAGTATGGGAACAAAGTCACCTTCTGCCAGCCCAGGACATACTCAG TTCCCTGTCCTGGAAGTAATGCTGGTATGG taaTATCTCGTGCAAGACGAAGTGTGAATTAA